In Neisseria animalis, a single window of DNA contains:
- a CDS encoding DUF935 domain-containing protein — translation MKKPHFKLKTQHGSVTFKPEDLSGHIAVSRQFLNGFGGWLPNPDPILRKMGKQISVYRELLRDELVGSFVRRRKAAVARLDWKLSGDEVDERVLDFVENWLVADVDVYKFCKDIMNAAFFGYQPIEIIWQKGSQWLPSEIVAKPQEWFAFNDDRELIFIENGLSQEPLPPYKFLCPRHEDDYLNPYGLGDLGLVFWLVTFKRGGLKFWVSFTEKYGAPWLIGKEPRSNTHSDTEKLLDALEALISNSVGTIPNDSSVEIHEASGKSSSVDAFDKLLKECKSGINIALLGQDQTTDKETNHASASAGLEIADDIRDSDRRIVEAAFNELIEWVVSLNFGDVVCPKFELFENEESGTKERAERDNMLFGAGVKFTPQYWKRTYGLEDGDIVEEDAITPTAADFAEGWDGAETDAGLILDTLAPNTAELNQQGRNLTALLVQDLQRGETEDNILDRLAEQFPNMDDTALQNELARVIFLSGLVGRIEAAQEMS, via the coding sequence ATGAAAAAACCGCATTTCAAACTCAAAACCCAACACGGCAGCGTAACCTTCAAACCCGAGGATTTAAGCGGCCACATCGCCGTATCGCGTCAGTTTTTAAACGGCTTCGGCGGTTGGCTGCCGAATCCCGACCCGATTTTGCGCAAGATGGGCAAACAAATCTCTGTTTACCGCGAATTGTTGCGCGATGAGCTGGTCGGCAGCTTCGTGCGCCGCCGTAAAGCCGCCGTTGCCCGCCTGGATTGGAAATTAAGTGGCGATGAAGTCGATGAGCGGGTATTGGATTTTGTCGAAAATTGGCTGGTTGCGGATGTTGATGTGTATAAATTTTGCAAAGACATCATGAATGCCGCTTTTTTCGGTTATCAACCGATTGAAATTATCTGGCAGAAAGGCAGTCAATGGCTGCCGTCTGAAATCGTAGCCAAGCCGCAAGAGTGGTTTGCCTTTAATGATGACCGAGAATTGATTTTCATCGAAAACGGCTTGAGCCAAGAGCCGCTGCCGCCTTATAAATTCCTTTGCCCACGTCATGAAGACGACTATCTTAATCCCTACGGTTTGGGTGATTTGGGCTTGGTCTTTTGGCTGGTTACGTTCAAGCGCGGCGGCCTGAAATTCTGGGTGAGTTTCACCGAAAAATACGGTGCACCATGGTTGATTGGCAAAGAGCCGCGCTCCAACACCCACAGCGACACCGAAAAGCTGCTTGATGCGCTAGAAGCCTTAATCAGCAATTCGGTCGGCACGATTCCGAACGATTCGAGTGTCGAAATTCACGAAGCCAGCGGCAAATCATCATCGGTAGATGCTTTCGACAAGCTGCTGAAAGAGTGTAAATCCGGCATCAACATCGCCTTGCTTGGCCAAGACCAAACCACCGACAAAGAAACCAACCATGCCAGTGCCAGCGCAGGCTTGGAAATCGCCGATGATATCCGCGACAGCGACCGCCGTATTGTCGAAGCGGCGTTTAATGAGCTGATTGAATGGGTGGTATCGCTGAATTTCGGCGATGTGGTTTGCCCAAAATTCGAACTGTTTGAAAATGAAGAATCAGGTACAAAAGAGCGTGCCGAGCGCGACAATATGCTGTTCGGTGCGGGTGTGAAATTCACCCCGCAATATTGGAAACGCACTTATGGTTTGGAAGACGGCGATATCGTTGAAGAAGATGCCATCACCCCGACCGCTGCTGATTTTGCCGAAGGTTGGGATGGTGCAGAAACCGATGCGGGCTTGATTTTAGACACGCTCGCGCCGAATACAGCCGAGCTGAACCAGCAAGGCCGCAACCTGACTGCCTTATTGGTGCAGGATTTGCAGCGCGGCGAAACCGAAGACAATATTCTCGACCGCTTGGCCGAGCAGTTCCCGAATATGGATGACACCGCCTTGCAAAACGAACTGGCGCGTGTGATTTTCCTGTCCGGTTTGGTCGGACGCATTGAAGCGGCGCAGGAGATGAGCTGA
- a CDS encoding phage head morphogenesis protein — translation MTPEDIKAIFGLEPEAAVEYLKQKGVAVSWDWQDMLDDAHATAFTVAKTAGMDVANDIYRAVVNAAETGQTLEQFQKTLTPVLQSKGWWGRTQATNPDTGEAQTVQLGSPHRLKTIYLTNMQSAYMAGRYAEMMDSVDTHPYWQYVAINDSRTRDSHRRMHGRVYAATDPVWNTMYPPLDFRCRCRVRPLSRAAGESRALPSPTLETQTVDISSNEYTGEARYAQRTGLRIDGKFVAPSAGFNANQGQTMLSRMASVAIQKAHAVHPDIARIALKIMMGNAKFKAALSAADLAWVQKVLKG, via the coding sequence ATGACTCCGGAAGACATCAAGGCAATTTTCGGCCTGGAGCCGGAAGCAGCGGTCGAATACCTGAAGCAAAAAGGCGTGGCCGTTTCGTGGGATTGGCAAGACATGCTCGACGACGCGCACGCCACCGCGTTCACCGTGGCCAAAACCGCAGGTATGGACGTGGCCAATGATATTTATCGCGCCGTTGTCAACGCCGCCGAGACCGGCCAAACGCTGGAACAGTTCCAAAAAACACTCACGCCGGTATTACAAAGCAAGGGCTGGTGGGGACGCACCCAAGCAACCAATCCGGACACCGGCGAAGCCCAAACCGTACAGCTCGGCAGCCCGCATCGTCTGAAAACCATCTACCTGACCAACATGCAATCGGCCTACATGGCCGGACGCTATGCCGAAATGATGGATTCTGTGGATACCCATCCGTATTGGCAGTACGTTGCCATCAACGACAGCCGCACCCGCGACAGCCACCGCCGCATGCACGGTCGCGTCTATGCCGCCACCGACCCGGTCTGGAATACCATGTATCCGCCACTCGATTTCCGCTGCCGCTGCCGCGTGCGCCCCTTGTCCCGAGCAGCAGGCGAAAGCCGCGCCTTGCCCAGCCCGACCCTCGAAACCCAAACAGTCGACATCAGCAGCAACGAATACACAGGCGAAGCCCGCTATGCTCAACGCACCGGCTTGCGTATCGACGGCAAATTTGTCGCACCGAGCGCAGGTTTCAATGCCAACCAAGGTCAAACCATGCTCTCACGCATGGCTTCGGTTGCCATTCAAAAAGCCCACGCCGTCCACCCCGACATCGCCCGAATCGCGCTGAAAATCATGATGGGCAATGCCAAATTCAAAGCAGCTTTATCTGCCGCCGATTTAGCATGGGTGCAAAAAGTCTTGAAAGGCTGA